AGCTCGGCGACCTGGCCCGGGTGATCCCCGGCGGAGCCGCCCCGCTCACCGACATCGTCCGCGCGGTCCGCCTGCAGGTGACCCCCAGCACCGGCCGCCGCCGCATCGCCCTGATCGGCACCCAGGCCGCCGTCACCGACCCGGCCTGGGTCGGCGAGAACCGCACCCTCGCCCGCCGGATCGCCCGCACCCAGAGGATCTGAGGAGGACCATGGAGATCTCCTACCCCCACGAGGACTACCCCACCGAGGGCGAGGGGGCGGTCACCGAGGCCGAGTACGCCGGCGGCATCGGCTGGGGCTCCGCCTCCGGCCTGTTCGGCTCCCCCGCCGACCCCGCCCCCCTGTACCTGTCCGGCGGGAACCTGTGGCTGCGCTCCGGCGCGGCCGCCCGCCTCTGCGGCGTGGCCTACCGCAACGTCGACGAGCCCGGCGGCGGCGACCTCATGATCACCGGCATCGGCGCCAACAGCGGCGGCGCGACCCGCCTGGACCACATCGTCGTCCGCCTGTCCTGGACCACCATGCTGGCCCGGCACCACGTCCTCACCGGCGTCGCCGGCGGCGCCCTCCCCCCGATCACCCAGCAGCGCGGATCCGGGGTCTTCGAGATCAGCCTCGGGCAGCTCGCGATCCCCGCCGGCGGCAGCGTCGCCAACGCCACCCTGACCCGACTGGGCTGGTACATCGGCACCGACGGCGACTACGTCTGCACCTCCGCCTCCCGGCCCCCGCACGCCCCCGGACGTCGAATCTGGGAGACCGACACCAGCCAGGGCCGCGTGTCCACCGGCGGCCGGTGGCTGCTGACCGCCGCACCCACCACCGAGACCGTGATCAACTCGGCGCTGAACCACCTGACCATCACCACCGACAGCGTGCTGCAGCAGTGGGGCACCGGGCCCGGCAGTGAGGTCACCCTGCGGCTCGGGTCGTTCACCCGCTCCGGCGGGTCGGCGGTCACCCCCGCCCAGGATCTGCGGCTGCCCGCCACGGTGCCGGTCGTGGCCCGACACCCCAACCGGGACCAACGGATGCCGGTCTACCTGCCCGGCGGCTACTCCGGGCAGCTGACCATCTTCTCCGCCGGTGCCAGCACTGCCGGCCAGATCCACCTCAGCAGCCACCCCGGCATCAAGGTCGGGGACACCATCCTCGGCACGAACGTGAGTTGGAGGATCCCAGATTGACGCTCTTCCGATTCGGCGGTGGGCCGGCCGACTGGAGCACCACCACCGCCACCATCTCCGGCGTCGACAACGTCGCCCGGTTCAAGGCCAGCAGCGTGCTGCGGTGCTGGGCAGCCCGAGAGGGCGACAACCGGATCACCGACCTGGCCGACGCCACCGGCACACCGGTCACCGAGATCCCGGTCACCGCGTCCAGCTTGCACCCGGCCGGGCACTGGCCAGAGTGGTTCGGCCCCCAGCCCAAGCTCTACGTCAGCGTCGACGACGGGCCCCGGGTCCTCATGGTCACCACCGACATGCCGGAGCTGGCCGGCCAGGCCCAGGCCCAGGCCACCCAGGCCGCCCAGCTCGCCCAGGCCGCCGCCGGCGCGGCCGCCGAACTCGCTGCAGCGTCCAGCGTCCCCGCACACGAGGAACGCGCCGACCCACACCCCGGCTACCTGACGACCAGCCGCGGCGACACCCGGTATCAGCGGACCACCGTGACCGTCGGGGCCCTGGCGGTGCCCCTGGAGGTCGTCACCCTCACGACCTCACCGGCCGTCGATGCCTCCGACATCCGGCAGATCTGGGTAGCCGGCCGGAAAACCTCCTGGCTCAACGAGCGGGGCTTGCCCCGTGCCGAGCAGCCCGAGGAAGAGCCATGGGACGCCCCGCTGACGCTGGTCATCGCCCGCAACGGCACCGGCCGCGCGTTGCTCGTCCAGCGACGCGACGCCGGCAGCATCCGCCGAGACGTCGGCGGTATCGACGCTCGCGGACGGTGGGTCACCTCCGACCAGGCGTGGACCCCGATCAGCACGGTCGACCCCGGCAGCACCGGCGCCTACGCGGCTGACACCTCCGACGAGGTCCAGACCCTGGCCATCCGGTGGGACACCAACGACCTGGTCAGGTTCGGCGGCCGACTGTCCTGCACCGGGATCACTGCCGGCCAGGCCCTGCTGCAGATCCCCGGGCCCTTCGTTCCCCTGTCCCGGCGGTTGCTCGCGGCCACCACCCTCGGCGGGGACCTGGTGCCCGTCGAGGCCATGCCCGATGGTCGGCTTGTGGCCCGCCGGACCGTGCCGGGTCCGGCGATCCTGTCCGTGGACGACCTCACCTACGTCCGGATCACCGGTCAGACCGGTGGCGAGGTGGGCGACGGCTGGACCCTGACGCACGCCGGCTCTGCCACGCCCGGCACCACGTCGCCGTTGACCATCACCTACGCCGGCGTCGCCGGTCGGCTCTACGTCCTGGTCCTCGCCCGCTCCACCGCCACCGACCAGTACACCGGCGTCACCGCCGGCGCCAACACCTGGACCCTACGCACCGCCGCACCCAGCTCCGGCAGCGTCGGCCGCCGCATCGAGGTCTGGACCTGCCAGGCCACCGCCACGTTCAGCAGCGTCGTGGCGGCGATGTCCGGAGGCGGCATCGGGTACGCCAGCCTCTACGAGATCACCGGCCACAACCCCTCCGCCCCGGTCGACTCCGCCGCGGTCACCTCCGGCATCCGATCGGCGAGCCTCACCCCTGAGGCGTACCTGGTCACCCCTTCCGGGCCCGGCCGGCTCGTCCTCGCCGCCGTCCAGGCCAACAACAACACCACCGACCAGATCACCCCGAGCGCCGGCTGGACCACTCTGCCGAGCGCGTCCGGCGGTCCGAAGGTCGTCTACCGGCTCGACGCCCCGGTGGAGGCGCAGGGACCGGCCTGGACGCTGGCCAACAGCGTCGGGTCCGGCCACGCTCTCGTCGCACTCAACCCAGCCTGACCACCGTCGGCAACGCCGACGAACCTCCACACCCGCAGCCGCCACGCATCCGCGTGCGCGGCCGATGACGCATGGGAGCAGCAATAATGAAGATCATCAGCAGGTCGGCGTGGGGTGCCAGGCAGCCGAAGGGAGGCATCCCCACGGTGCAGTGGGCGAGCCGGACCGGTTTCGTCGTCCACTACAGCGCGGCGTCTCCGTCCCAGACCCCCAGGATCATCCAGGACTTCCACATGGATACCCGGGGGTGGCAGGACATCGGATACAACTTCCTGGTCGACGCCTCGGGGCGGATCTACGAGGGCCGCGGCTGGACGGCGCAGGGCGCGCACGTCGGCGGCCACAACACCGCCAACCTCGGGGTCTGTTTCATCGGCCGCGACGAGAAGGACAAGATCGACGCCAGCCCGGAGGTCCGCCGGGCGATCCGGTGGCTGTACGACGAGGCCTGCCGACGGGCCGGGCGGAAGCTGACCCGACGGGGGCACCGGGACCTGGCGGCCACCACCTGCCCGGGTGACGAGCTCTACCGGTGGGTCCACGCCGGGATGCCCGTCGACGAGCCGGCCACGCCCGCCCCCAAGCCCAAGCCGCCGGCGAAGAGCCCGG
Above is a window of Micromonospora yangpuensis DNA encoding:
- a CDS encoding peptidoglycan recognition protein family protein is translated as MKIISRSAWGARQPKGGIPTVQWASRTGFVVHYSAASPSQTPRIIQDFHMDTRGWQDIGYNFLVDASGRIYEGRGWTAQGAHVGGHNTANLGVCFIGRDEKDKIDASPEVRRAIRWLYDEACRRAGRKLTRRGHRDLAATTCPGDELYRWVHAGMPVDEPATPAPKPKPPAKSPAPGPAVAFPLPKGHYFGPASGPDRSVSGHHGRRFGGRLDRDWLKGWADQLARRGWSIGKGKRHLGRHGNDGRYGDEYRALIEAFQRDQGLAVDGLLGPDTWTAAYRNPVT